One region of Phragmites australis chromosome 18, lpPhrAust1.1, whole genome shotgun sequence genomic DNA includes:
- the LOC133898800 gene encoding rRNA (cytosine-C(5))-methyltransferase NOP2C-like isoform X1, with protein sequence MGFIWVCLNWVEPDRVGPDRRTQSNPSLPSGGGALQSRPWRRQRGAAERAVAAATCPHGGGGPCAPTRRSSSRPSFFSWKIDPARMEEMGSSESSVSDRKEEHQKASLPLPAAFLEFLSENGLDPSVYSMVATIPRYIRLKPGMESQIAEIECELKCALEKVSWLPGFYAIPPEIQIAGSKAYQQGKIYGIDAASGAAILALDVRPGDHVLDLCAAPGAKLCMLADMLGSTGSLTGVDVAKHRLAACRTMLQKYSLGDHTRLFVADGTLFSLLPVNFSLRRMEGSIDLEENGSTFSEWTSKRSWKDRQKTKKANATSSQHLHLTSEPELIYYGKHSGLVGLRKCDVLCPSADDEASTSGYDKVLVDAECTHDGSIKHIQKFEFWGWKTLDRRVLDAERSDNLLHLQLRLITNGFKLLKTGGSLVYSTCSLTVAQNENVVQQFLSTHPSADLQKIDSANNWPCRSGGIPKTLRFDPATSQTSGLFVAKFTKVPT encoded by the exons ATGGGGTTTATTTGGGTCTGCCTCAACTGGGTTGAGCCCGACCGTGTCGGGCCAGACCGCCGGACCCAGTCCAACCCCTCCCTcccgagcggcggcggcgcgctaCAGAGCAGGCCTTGGCGTCGGCAGCGTGGGGCAGCAGAGCGAGCGGTTGCTGCCGCGACCTGCccccacggcggcggcgggccttGTGCACCGACACGCCGCTCATCCTCGAGGCCCAG TTTCTTCTCGTGGAAAATCGATCCTGCGAGAATGGAAGAGATGGGTTCTTCAGAGAGTTCCGTTTCCGATCGCAAAGAAGAACATCAGAAGGCTTCCCTGCCGCTGCCGGCCGCCTTCCTCGAGTTCCTCAGCGAGAATGGCCTGGACCCGTCGGTGTATTCCATGGTAGCCACCATCCCGCGTTACATAAG GCTCAAACCAGGCATGGAGTCCCAGATTGCAGAGATCGAATGCGAGTTGAAGTGTGCTCTAGAGAAGGTTTCATGGCTGCCTGGTTTCTATGCCATCCCACCCGAAATTCAGATTGCTGGCTCCAAGGCTTATCAGCAAGGGAAG ATATATGGAATCGATGCCGCTTCTGGAGCTGCTATATTAGCACTTGATGTTCGACCTGGAGACCATGTTCTTGATCTCTGTGCTGCCCCAG GTGCAAAGCTTTGCATGCTTGCAGATATGCTTGGAAGCACAGGTTCTCTGACTGGCGTTGATGTTGCAAAGCACCGTCTTGCAGCCTGTCGTACAATGTTGCAGAAGTATTCTCTTGGAGATCATACTCGGCTCTTTGTTGCTGATGGAACTTTGTTTTCCCTTTTACCTGTGAACTTCAGCCTGCGAAGAATGGAAG GGTCAATTGACCTCGAAGAAAATGGAAGTACATTCTCAGAGTGGACTTCAAAGAGATCATGGAAGGATCgacaaaagactaagaaagcaAATGCTACCAGTTCACAACACCTACATTTAACTTCAGAACCTGAACTGATATACTATGGCAAACATTCAGGATTAGTTGGCCTGCGTAAATGTGATGTCCTTTGTCCGTCAGCTGATGATGAAGCCAGTACATCTGGCTATGATAAG GTCCTAGTGGATGCAGAGTGTACTCATGATGGATCCATAAAACACATTCAGAAATTTGAGTTCTGGGGATGGAAAACTTTAGATCGCCGTGTACTTGATGCAGAAAGATCTGACAACCTGCTTCATCTTCAG TTACGTCTTATCACAAATGGTTTTAAATTATTGAAAACTGGTGGATCACTTGTATATAGTACCTGCAG CTTGACAGTTGCACAAAATGAGAATGTGGTTCAGCAATTCCTTTCAACACACCCCTCAGCAG ATTTACAAAAGATTGATTCAGCCAATAATTGGCCCTGCAGAAGTGGTGGCATCCCCAAAACCTTGCGATTTGATCCTGCAACTTCGCAAACTAGTGGTCTTTTTGTTGCCAAGTTCACTAAAGTACCAACTTAA
- the LOC133898800 gene encoding rRNA (cytosine-C(5))-methyltransferase NOP2C-like isoform X2: MESQIAEIECELKCALEKVSWLPGFYAIPPEIQIAGSKAYQQGKIYGIDAASGAAILALDVRPGDHVLDLCAAPGAKLCMLADMLGSTGSLTGVDVAKHRLAACRTMLQKYSLGDHTRLFVADGTLFSLLPVNFSLRRMEGSIDLEENGSTFSEWTSKRSWKDRQKTKKANATSSQHLHLTSEPELIYYGKHSGLVGLRKCDVLCPSADDEASTSGYDKVLVDAECTHDGSIKHIQKFEFWGWKTLDRRVLDAERSDNLLHLQLRLITNGFKLLKTGGSLVYSTCSLTVAQNENVVQQFLSTHPSADLQKIDSANNWPCRSGGIPKTLRFDPATSQTSGLFVAKFTKVPT; the protein is encoded by the exons ATGGAGTCCCAGATTGCAGAGATCGAATGCGAGTTGAAGTGTGCTCTAGAGAAGGTTTCATGGCTGCCTGGTTTCTATGCCATCCCACCCGAAATTCAGATTGCTGGCTCCAAGGCTTATCAGCAAGGGAAG ATATATGGAATCGATGCCGCTTCTGGAGCTGCTATATTAGCACTTGATGTTCGACCTGGAGACCATGTTCTTGATCTCTGTGCTGCCCCAG GTGCAAAGCTTTGCATGCTTGCAGATATGCTTGGAAGCACAGGTTCTCTGACTGGCGTTGATGTTGCAAAGCACCGTCTTGCAGCCTGTCGTACAATGTTGCAGAAGTATTCTCTTGGAGATCATACTCGGCTCTTTGTTGCTGATGGAACTTTGTTTTCCCTTTTACCTGTGAACTTCAGCCTGCGAAGAATGGAAG GGTCAATTGACCTCGAAGAAAATGGAAGTACATTCTCAGAGTGGACTTCAAAGAGATCATGGAAGGATCgacaaaagactaagaaagcaAATGCTACCAGTTCACAACACCTACATTTAACTTCAGAACCTGAACTGATATACTATGGCAAACATTCAGGATTAGTTGGCCTGCGTAAATGTGATGTCCTTTGTCCGTCAGCTGATGATGAAGCCAGTACATCTGGCTATGATAAG GTCCTAGTGGATGCAGAGTGTACTCATGATGGATCCATAAAACACATTCAGAAATTTGAGTTCTGGGGATGGAAAACTTTAGATCGCCGTGTACTTGATGCAGAAAGATCTGACAACCTGCTTCATCTTCAG TTACGTCTTATCACAAATGGTTTTAAATTATTGAAAACTGGTGGATCACTTGTATATAGTACCTGCAG CTTGACAGTTGCACAAAATGAGAATGTGGTTCAGCAATTCCTTTCAACACACCCCTCAGCAG ATTTACAAAAGATTGATTCAGCCAATAATTGGCCCTGCAGAAGTGGTGGCATCCCCAAAACCTTGCGATTTGATCCTGCAACTTCGCAAACTAGTGGTCTTTTTGTTGCCAAGTTCACTAAAGTACCAACTTAA
- the LOC133898801 gene encoding probable sugar phosphate/phosphate translocator At3g14410: MERNGGKPSPATPRAAAAWRDAAVTYFHLLFYIAISSGQIFFNKWILSSKEINFPYPVALTLLHMVFSSVVCFAVAKVFKIIKIEEGMTTDIYISSVIPIGAMFAMTLWLGNSAYLYISVAFAQMLKAIMPVAVFLLGAAFGLEEMSCKMLAIMSVISVGVIVASVGEITISWVGVVYQMGGVVAEALRLIFIEIFLKKKGVKLNLISMMFYVSPCSAVCLFIPWLFLEKPKMDASISWNLPPFTLFLNCMCTFVLNLSVFLVISRTSALTARVTGVVRDWSVVLLSAAIFADTQLTFINIVGYAIAIAGVVAYNNHKLKVKPQANQQQGDENKVSTGSPRDVEPLMNSTKEDS, translated from the exons ATGGAGAGAAATGGCGGGAAGCCTTCgccggcgacgccgcgggcggcggcggcgtggaggGACGCCGCCGTGACCTACTTCCACCTCCTCTTCTACATCGCCATTTCCAGCGGCCAGATCTTCttcaacaag TGGATCTTATCCTCAAAAGAGATCAATTTCCCCTATCCAGTGGCCCTAACTCTGTTGCACATGGTCTTCTCATCTGTAGTGTGCTTTGCTGTTGCGAAGGTTTTCAAG ATCATAAAGATTGAGGAGGGAATGACTACAGATAT ATATATCAGTTCAGTCATTCCAATTGGAGCAATGTTTGCAATGACACTTTGGCTAGGGAACAGTGCATACCTCTACATATCCGTTGCATTTGCACAGATGTTGAAGGCAATAA TGCCTGTAGCTGTGTTTCTCCTTGGAGCAGCATTTGGCCTGGAAGAAATGAGTTGTAAAATGCTTGCTATCATGTCTGTCATCAGCGTTGGAGTTATTGTGGCTTCTGTTGGTGAAATTACAATTAGTTGGGTTGGAGTGGTTTACCAGATGGGTGGAGTTGTTGCAGAAGCCCTTAGGCTTATCTTCATTGAGATATTTCTGAAGAAAAAGGGTGTCAAGCTGAACTTGATATCCATGATGTTCTATGTTAGCCCTTGCAG TGCTGTGTGCCTCTTTATTCCCTGGTTGTTCTTAGAGAAGCCAAAGATGGATGCTAGTATTTCGTGGAACCTTCCGCCATTTACATTGTTTCTAAATTGCATGTGCACTTTCGTACTCAACCTGTCTGTTTTCCTTGTCATATCTCGGACTAGCGCGCTGACAGCTCGTGTTACTGGAGTTGTGAGGGATTGGTCCGTGGTTCTGCTGTCGGCTGCTATCTTTGCTGATACACAGCTTACCTTCATAAACATAGTTGGTTATGCCATAG CCATAGCAGGTGTTGTTGCATATAACAATCACAAGCTCAAGGTGAAACCTCAAGCAAACCAGCAGCAGGGTGACGAGAACAAAGTCAGTACAGGCAGCCCTCGAGACGTTGAGCCATTAATGAACTCTACAAAAGAAGATTCATAA
- the LOC133899638 gene encoding E3 ubiquitin-protein ligase RGLG4-like, whose product MMGGVFGALFGGGHRRAVGRPAPATRHQGMGRQPLAHDAGGGHRRAVLAKKYSYIPDTYTSLEQVSAALREQGLESSNLILGIDFTKSNEWTGKRSFGGQSLHRLGDTPNPYEQAISIIGKTLAPFDEDNLIPCFGFGDATTHDCNVFSFHPDNSPCHGFEEVLACYRKIVPHLRLSGPTSFAPIVEAAVDIVDRSGGQYHVLVIVADGQVTRSVETSDGDLSPQERRTVDSIVMASSYPLSIVLVGVGDGPWEDMQKFDDKLPARDFDNFQFVNFTSIMARDTMAQQKESAFALAALMEVPIQYKATVELGILGRSTGTAKRVAPAPPPLPPQQRQPSLRRRASNVNEAAAQPAAPRDDQVCPICLTNTKDLAFGCGHMCCRECGENLTKCPICRQSIRSRLRLYSG is encoded by the exons ATGATGGGCGGCGTGTTCGGGGCGCTGTTCGGCGGCGGCCACCGGCGGGCGGTGGGGAGGCCGGCGCCGGCCACCAGGCACCAGGGCATGGGCCGGCAGCCGTTGGCGCACGACGCTGGCGGCGGGCACCGGAGGGCGGTGCTGGCCAAGAAGTACTCCTACATACCTGACACCTACACCTCGCTCGAGCAG GTGTCGGCGGCGCTGCGCGAGCAGGGCCTCGAGTCGTCGAACCTCATACTCGGCATAGACTTCACCAAGAGCAACGAATGGACAG GAAAGCGCTCGTTCGGCGGGCAGAGCCTGCACAGGCTCGGCGACACGCCGAACCCCTACGAGCAGGCCATCAGCATCATCGGCAAGACCCTGGCTCCGTTCGACGAGGACAATCTCATCCCCTGCTTCGGCTTCGGCGACG CAACCACCCATGACTGCAATGTCTTCAGCTTCCACCCCGACAACTCGCCGTGCCATGGCTTCGAGGAGGTCCTGGCTTGCTACAGGAAGATCGTGCCGCATCTCAGGCTATCTG GGCCGACGTCGTTTGCGCCGATCGTGGAGGCGGCCGTCGACATCGTGGACAGGAGTGGAGGGCAGTACCATGTTCTTGTCATAGTTGCAGATGGCCAG GTGACTAGAAGTGTTGAAACAAGTGACGGTGATCTGAGCCCACAGGAGAGGAGAACAGTGGACTCCATTGTCATGGCAAG CTCCTACCCATTGTCCATCGTGCTGGTTGGGGTCGGGGACGGCCCCTGGGAGGACATGCAGAAGTTCGACGACAAGCTCCCGGCGCGCGACTTCGACAACTTCCAG TTCGTGAACTTCACGTCGATCATGGCGAGGGACACGATGGCGCAGCAGAAGGAGTCGGCGTTCGCGCTCGCGGCGCTCATGGAGGTCCCCATCCAGTACAAGGCCACCGTGGAGCTCGGCATCCTTGG TCGGTCGACGGGGACGGCCAAGAGAGttgcgcccgcgccgccgccgctgccgccgcagcagAGGCAACCGTCGTTGAGGAGGAGAGCCAGCAACGTTAACGAGGCAGCGGCGCAGCCTGCAGCGCCAAGAGATGATCAG GTGTGCCCAATCTGCCTCACCAATACCAAGGATCTAGCATTTGGCTGTGGCCATATG TGCTGCAGGGAATGTGGGGAGAACCTCACAAAATGCCCGATATGTCGACAATCGATAAGGTCGAGGCTGAGGCTATACTCGGGATGA
- the LOC133899377 gene encoding uncharacterized protein LOC133899377: MAQASAAALLRRLRRHRDPAAVPLPRRLLSSAPASSSPGALPKLNQLGGGGGSGSCISAWLGSQPRHRLPRRQHAAATATRAAHQAATSSGSTLAEASSEACIVAAQSEIVRFIKSAFGKLEGQNHCWLNATNGIWRTLNEEGIYLILLYQSSEALNSNSKHSEAFERLKYLQQRYPRLNVFAVQHGSDISSLAAQSQAVRTVMNEYITFPILMSDKDISNITGACYLLLEGSKDPMLFSKWGEEPEVMIKAIEELSVLKEPSEHVLSRVSWQKEDVVKEPYVGSFRNLLLYHPACVSVDEDGDRIFISDSNHHRIIISNSDGMILDCVGSSPGFEDGEFESAKFLHPAASFYHAVEDCLYIVDSENHAVRKADLGRRILETVYPVFDKRSGIWSWIMDKLGLRKEVAPTIKDFDADSVALPWHLIQISEDDLLVADRSFETPWILRISTGEKQDTGRGRAEATESYQQIVNERCALLKDMHSNWPSTAKKSSDSLDKITNKELVSSVSRFQNYIVFCDTDGQRVLKHDLDTKNTSNIHFSNCEVLGLPYWFVGNLERVSTWGHSTGQFQEHIRQVDVLPGKCNITVYVDVPVHTELAAPLAETCIWRQVRGSGAEISGSDGPDTTTEKVGIAQQWYDELDNLAFSEVAEEPTPHEGDNKPADRSYQDKRRVHFTCAVNVSPGTCELVASAALYLKIDRAKDDCGDQKALVKRIIRCQHREEHAGVELLMEHCEDARDLIFMKPVHLRLMLQCADHPAGATNKETISTESSLTINVSLD, from the exons ATGGCGCAGGCCTCGGCCGCGGCGCTGCTACGGCGCCTCAGGCGCCATCGCGACCCCGCGGCCGTGCCGCTccctcgccgcctcctctcctccgctcccgcctcctcctctccggGTGCGCTGCCCAAGCTGAACCAGCTCGGGGGAGGTGGCGGGAGCGGCAGCTGCATCTCCGCTTGGCTCGGCTCCCAACCGCGCCACCGGCTTCCTCGGCGGCAGCATGCGGCTGCTACGGCTACAAGAGCGGCGCATCAAGCTGCTACGAG CTCCGGGAGTACCTTGGCGGAGGCGTCTAGTGAGGCTTGCATTGTCGCTGCGCAGTCTGAGATCGTGCGTTTCATCAAGTCCGCGTTTGGGAAACTTGAAG GACAAAATCATTGTTGGTTGAACGCCACAAATGGCATTTGGAGAACCTTGAATGAAGAAGGAATATATCTTATTCTTTTGTATCAATCTTCTGAAGCATTAAACAGCAACAGCAAACATTCAGAAGCTTTTGAAAGATTGAAATATCTTCAACAGAG GTACCCACGTCTGAATGTTTTTGCTGTGCAACATGGGAGTGATATTAGTTCCTTAGCTGCTCAAAGCCAAGCAGTTCGTACAGTAATGAATGAGTACATTACATTTCCTATCCTGATGTCAGACAAAGACATTTCCAAT ATAACAGGTGCTTGCTACTTGCTACTTGAAGGTTCTAAGGACCCTATGCTATTCTCAAAGTGGGGTGAGGAGCCTGAGGTCATGATTAAAG CCATAGAGGAACTTAGTGTGTTAAAAGAACCTTCTGAACACGTTCTATCAAGGGTTTCTTGGCAGAAAGAAGATGTTGTCAAAGAGCCATATGTTGGTTCCTTCAGAAACTTGCTACTTTACCATCCAG CATGTGTatcagttgatgaagatgggGATCGCATTTTTATCTCTGACAGTAACCACCATAGAATCATCATTAGCAACAGCGATGGGATGATTTTAGATTGT GTTGGATCGTCTCCAGGCTTTGAGGATGGTGAATTTGAATCAGCCAAGTTCTTGCACCCAGCTGCATCATTTTATCATGCTGTTGAAGACTGTCTATATATTGTGGATTCAGAG AATCATGCGGTCAGAAAAGCAGATTTGGGAAGAAGAATTTTGGAGACAGTTTATCCAGTCTTCGATAAAAGGAGTGGCATCTGGAGTTGGATTATGGATAAGCTTGGTTTGAGAAAGGAAGTTGCTCCAACTATTAAAGATTTTGATGCAGACTCAGTAGCACTTCCATGGCATTTGATACAAATTTCAGAGGATGACTTATTAGTAGCGGACCGCAG TTTTGAAACACCATGGATCCTGAGAATATCAACTGGCGAAAAACAGGATACTGGAAGAG GTAGAGCTGAAGCAACAGAGTCATATCAGCAAATTGTAAATGAGAGGTGTGCCCTTCTCAAGGATATGCACTCGAATTGGCCATCCACTGCTAAAAAATCTTCTGATTCGTTGGATAAGATCACAAACAAGGAACTTGTATCATCAGTCTCAAGATTTCAGAATTACATTGTTTTCTGTGATACAG ATGGTCAAAGGGTTTTGAAGCATGACTTGGATACCAAGAACACCTCAAATATTCATTTTTCTAACTGCGAGGTCCTTGGGTTGCCATATTGGTTTGTTGGCAATCTCGAGAGAGTATCAACCTG GGGACATTCAACTGGACAATTTCAAGAGCATATCCGGCAAGTAGATGTGCTTCCTG GAAAATGCAATATCACAGTTTATGTAGACGTTCCAGTTCACACTGAACTTGCCGCACCTTTGGCGGAGACTTGCATCTGGCGCCAAGTAAGGGGATCTGGCGCTGAGATTTCCGGTTCTGATGGACCAGACACGACCACAGAAAAG GTTGGTATAGCACAGCAGTGGTACGATGAGTTAGACAATCTAGCTTTTTCTGAAGTTGCTGAGGAACCTACCCCACATGAAGGTGACAATAAACCTGCAGATCGAAGCTACCAAGACAAGAGAAGAGTGCATTTCACCTGTGCGGTTAACGTCAGCCCTGGGACGTGTGAG CTGGTGGCTTCTGCTGCGCTGTACCTGAAGATCGACAGAGCGAAAGATGACTGCGGGGATCAGAAGGCGCTGGTcaagaggatcatccggtgccaGCACCGCGAGGAGCACGCTGGCGTCGAGCTGCTGATGGAGCACTGCGAGGACGCAAGGGATCTGATCTTCATGAAGCCGGTGCATCTGAGGCTGATGCTGCAGTGCGCCGATCACCCCGCCGGCGCCACGAACAAGGAGACCATCAGCACTGAGTCCAGCCTCACGATCAACGTCTCGTTAGACTAG